TCCTCGGTGTTCATCGAGCCGGTGACGATGGGCAACTTCATCATCTTCTTCACCGCGATCCTGCTGACCTTCTGGCGCTGGATGCGGCCGCTGGCCATCGTCGCGTCGGTGGCGATGATCGGCTTCCTGATCGTGGCCTCGGACGGGCGCCTGGCCGCCGGCACCTGCGTGATGATGGTGCTGCTGACCCCGCTGCTGCTGCGCATGGACCAGCGCCTGGGCTTTCTGCTCTTCTTCGGCGTGCTGCTGGGCGCGTGGCTGATGGTGTGGGCGTCCGGCATCCAGAGCTACGAGGACACCACCCTGGGACGGGTGTTCTTCACCGTCTATTCGATCCGCAACATGACCGCCGAATCGTGGCTGGGCCTGAATTTCGACGCGCCGTACAAGTATTTCGACAGCGGCATCGCCTACTTCATCTCCTCGCAGTCAGTGGTGATGGTGCTGGCGTTCCTGCTCGCCTATTCGTTCGCGATGCTGATGCGCACGATCGAGGGCCAGCTGTTCAAGAACCTGCTGATCTTCGCCTTCGCGCTGAGCCTGCTGGTGTCCAACGGCTATTTCTCGATCAAGACCGCGGCGCTGTGGTGGTTCGTCTGCGGTTGCCTGTGGCAGATGGTGCCGCGCCGGTCCGCGCCGGACGCGCTGCCGCCGGCTCCCGACGCGCAACGGCTTCCGGCGGTGGCGACATGAGCGCATCGACGCAGCCGCTGCAGACGGTGCTGGCCGAGGCGCCGACCCGGACCGGCGTGCACGGCACGCGCGGCGCGCGCGATGCGCGCATCGACGCGGCCAAGGCGCTGGCGATCCTGTTGGTGGTGTTCGGCCACGCCAAGGGCATCCCGCACGCCTATGTGATCCTGGCCTACAGCTTCCACGTGCCGATGTTCTTCGTGCTGTCCGGCTGGGTCGGCGAAGCGTTCGGCAAGCGGCCGCTGGGCGTGGCGACCTGGACCAAGCTGGCGCGCAGCCTGCTGCTGCCTTACCTGGCGTTCTTCGTGGTCGCGTACGCCTACTGGATGCTGACCCGCAACATCGGTTCCAAGGCGCAGCTGTGGGGCGACCGGCCGTGGTGGGAACCGCTGCTGGGCCTGGTCAGCGGCATCGGGCCCAAGCTCTACGTGATGCCGGCGCTGTGGTTCCTGCCGGCGCTGTTCGTGACCACGCTGGCTTATCTGTACCTGCGCCGGCGCCTGTCGCTGGATCTGCTGGCGCTGCTGTCGCTGCTGCTGGCCTGGGGCTGGGCGGTCTGGTTTCCGACCCAGGACTATCGGCTGCCGTTCGCGTTGGACGTGCTGCCGGTGGCGTTGTGCTTCTTCGCGGTCGGCGCGGCCGCGGCCAAGCGCAGCGCGCGCCTGCCGAGCAGCCGCACGGGCAATGCGCTGGCGGCCTTGCTGCTCGGCGCGGCCTGGTTCGCGATCGCCTGGAACAACGGCCGGGTGGACGTGAACATGATGAAGTTCGGCCATTCGCCGCTTGCGTTCCTGGCGGCGAGCCTGCTCGGCAGCGCGATGGCGCTGTGCGCGGCGCGGCTGGTGCAGGAGTGGGCGTGGGTGCAGTGGATCGGGCGCAACACCTTGCTGATCCTGTGCACGCATACGCTGCTGTTCTCGCTGATGGCCGGCGTCGCCAGCCGCACCGGCCTGGTCCGCGGCGATGCCTGGGGACCGGCCTGGGCGGTGTCGGTGGGCGTGATCGCGGTGATCGCCAGCGTGCCGATCCGCGCGGTGATCGTGCGCGTGGCGCCGTGGATGATCGGGCTGCGCCGCGAACCGGCCGCACAGGAGGCGTCCTGATGGCGCCATCGCAACGACGCTGTGCGCTGTCGCACGGGAGCGCTCAATGAAAGTGGTACATGTGGTGCGCCAGTTCCATCCGTCCGTGGGCGGCATGGAGGAGGTGGTGCTGAACATCGCGCGGCGGCACCTGCAGCAGGGCCGCGATCAGGTCGAGGTGGTCACCCTGGACCGGGTCTTCACCCGGCCGCAGGAGCGGCTGGCGCAACGCGACGTGCACCAGGGCGTGCCGATCGTGCGCGTGCCGTTTCGCGGCTCCTCGCGCTATCCGCTGGCGCCGCAGGTGCTGGCCGCGCTGCGCGGCGCCGACCTGGTGCACGTGCACGGCATCGATTTCTTCTACGACTTCCTGGCCCTGACCCGCGCGCTGCACGGCACGCCGATGATCGTGTCCACCCACGGCGGCTTCTTCCACACCACCTACGCCTCGCGGCTGAAGATGCTGTGGTTCAAGACCCTGACCCGGGCCTCCGCCCTGGCCTACGCGCGGGTCGTGGCGACCAGCGAGAACGACGGCCAGGTGTTCTCCGCGGTGGTCGCGCCGCAGCGCCTGAGGGTGATCGAGAACGGCGTGGACGTGAGCAAGTTCGCCGGGCAGGGCAGCGCCTTGCCCGGACGCACGCTGATCTATTTCGGGCGCTGGTCGGTCAACAAGGGCCTGCTGGAGACGCTGGACCTGCTGCGCGCGCTGGCCGCGCAGGATCCGGCGTGGCGGCTGATCGTGGCCGGGCGCGAATACGACTTCAGCCAGGCCGACCTGCAGCAGGCGATCGCCGAACGCGGGCTGCAGGAGCGCGTGCAGCTGCACGTAGCGCCCTCGCAGGAGGAACTGGCGCAGCTGCTGGGCAGCGCGCAGTATTTCGTGTGCCTGTCGCGGCACGAGGGCTTCGGCCTGGCCGCGGTCGAGGCGATGAGCGCCGGGCTGCTGCCGGTGTTGAGCGACATCCCGCCGTTCGCGCGGCTGGTGCGCGAATCGGCGCAGGGCGTGCTGGTGGATCCGACCGATGCGCAGCGCGCCGCCGGCGCGGTGCAGGCCTATGCGGCCGCCACCGACGCCGCGTTCGCCGCGCAACGGCAGGCGGCCATGGCCTACGCGCAGCGCTACGATTGGGAGCAGGTGGTCGGCGCCTACCTGGACGAGTACCGCGCCGCGCTCGGCGTGGCGGAGGGCGGGCGATGAGCGTGGAACCGCGCTGCAGCGGCGATGCGCGCGTGCCCGGCCCGCCGATCACCGTGCTGCTGTCGACCGAACGGCCGGCCGCCACCACCAACCCGTATCTGACCCAGCTCTACGCCGCATTGCCGCAGCAGGTGCAGTTGCGCTTCTTCTCGATGCGCGCGGCGCTGCTGTCGCGCTACGACGTGCTGCACGTGCACTGGCCCGAATACATGATGCGGCACCGCACCGGCCTGGGCACGCTGGCCAAGCAGGCGTGCATGGCGCTGCTGCTGCTGCGGCTGTGGCTCACCGGCGTGCCGCTGGTGCGCACGCTGCACAACGTGGCCCCGCACGAGGACAAGGGCTGGCGCGAGCGCCAGCTGCTGCGCTGGACCGATCGCCTGACCGCGCGCTGGATCCGCATCAACGCGACCACGCCCGAACGCGCGCCGGCCACCGACACCATCCTGCACGGCCATTACCGCGACTGGTACGCGGCGATGCCGCAACCGCCGCGGGTGCGCGGCCGGCTGCTGCATTTCGGCCTGCTGCGCCCGTACAAGGGCGTGGAAACGCTGGTGGCGACGCTGCAGGCCTTGCCCGATCCGGCGCTGAGCCTGCGCATCGCCGGCAACCCGATCAATCCGCAGATCCGCGCCGTGGTCGAGCAGGCCTGCGCCGCCGATCCGCGGATCAGCGCGCGCCTGCAGTACGTGGAGGACGAGGTGCTGGCGCGCGAGGTCGGCGAGGCCGAACTGGTGGTGCTGCCGTACCGGCAGATGCACAACTCCGGCACGCTGCTGCTGGCCCTGTCGCTGGCGCGGCCGGTGCTGGCGCCGTGGAACGAGGCCAATGCGGCGATCGCCGCCGAGGTCGGGCCGCAGTGGGTGCTGCTGTACCAGGGCGAGCTGGATGCGGCGCAGCTGGCGAACGCGCTGGCGCAGGCGCAGCGGCTGCCGGCCGACGCGATGCCGGACCTGTCGCGGCGCGACTGGAGCGCGATCGGGGTGCAGCATTACCGCAGCTATCTGGACGCGCTCGGCCAGCGCGCCGAGGCGCTGGCATGAGCGCGGCCGGAGCGCCGCCGCCCGCAGCGCCGCCGGAACGCAGCCTGGGCTCGCGCGCGGCCGGCGGCGCGGCGGTGACGATGGCCGGGCAGCTGGCCAAGATGGTGGTGCAGTTCGGCGGCATCGTGCTGCTGGCGCGGCTGCTGACGCCCTACGACTACGGCCTGATGGCGATGGTCACCGCGATCGTCGGCATGGCCGAGATCCTGCGCGACTTCGGCCTGTCCTCGGCCGCGATCCAGGCCAAGCACGTCAGCCGCGAGCAGCGCGACAACCTGTTCTGGATCAACAGCGGCATCGGCCTGGTGCTGGCGGTGGTGGTGTTCCTGGCCTCGTCGTGGATCGCGCACTTCTACCGCGAGCCGGCGCTGCTGGGCATCTCGCAGGCGCTGGCGGTGACCTTCCTGCTCAACGGCATGACCACCCAGTACCGCGCGCATCTCAGCCGCGGGCTGCGGTTCGGCCAGGTGTCGCTGAGCGACGTCGGCGCGCAGGTGCTGGGCCTGATCGCCGGCGTGATCGTGGCGCTGGCCGGCTACGGCTACTGGGCGCTGGTCTGGCAGCAGGTGGTGCAGGCGCTGGTCAACCTGGCGATCGCCGGCGCCTGCGCGCGCTGGCTGCCGCGCGGCTACCGTCGCGACGCGCCGATGCGCGCGTTCCTGAGCTTCGGCTGGAACCTGATGGCCGCGCAGCTGCTCGGCTACGCCAGCCGCAACGTCGGCCAGGTGATCATCGGCCACCGCATCGGCGCCGAGGCGCTGGGCCTGTACAACCGCGCGTTCCAGCTGCTGATGATGCCGCTGAACCAGATCAACGCGCCGGCCACCTCGGTGGCCTTGCCGGTGCTGTCGCAGCTGCAGGACGATCCGCCGCGCTTCGGCAGCTTCCTGCTGCGCGGGCAGACGGTGATGGTGCACCTGATCGTGGCGCTGTTCTCCTTCGCCTGCGCGCTGGCGCTGCCGCTGATCGTGCTGGTGCTGGGCGAACAGTGGCGGCCGGCGGTGCCGCTGTTCCAGGTGCTGACCCTGGGCGGCATCTTCCAGACCGCGTCCTACGCCACCTACTGGGTGTTCCTGGCGCAGGGCCTGATGCGCCAGCAGCTGGTGTATTCGGTGGTCGGGCGGGTGCTGCTGATCGCCTGCATCTTCGCCGGCTCGATCTGGGGGGTGATGGGCGTGACCGTCGGCTATACGCTGGGCCTGCTGGCGATGTGGCCGCTGTCGGTGATCTGGATCGCGAAGGTGGCGCCGCAGGTGCCGGCGCTGGCGCTGTTCAACAACGGCCTGCGCGCGATCCTGGGCTACGGCGCGGCCGGCGTGGCGGCGTACTTCGCCGCGCAGCAGTGGGGCGGCGGCTCGCTGTGGCGGCAGCTGGCGGTGGGCAGCGCGGCGATGGCGCTGGGCTGCGTGCTGGTGTTCGCGCTGTGGCCGGCGTTCCGTCGCGACGTGATGGCGATCCTCAACATGCGCACGCTGCTGCGCGACGCCAGGGCCAAGCGATGACCCGCGACCCGGCGAATTTTCCCGAATCCCCCTACCGCAAAGGAGCGATGGCATGAGCGATTCTTCCGCGTC
The Xanthomonas sp. AM6 DNA segment above includes these coding regions:
- a CDS encoding polysaccharide biosynthesis protein GumE; this encodes MTLREQRRNLLIELVLLFAVGYNFLLAVVNAKVFRVSPAMTYAAELAIYGACFLIGLWSLDRKRTALVFTGIAAVVLLMLLRLFLTWSIDPKFFRDALIPFAFLVLGAAYTGSLPKLFLRMALIVSLVALFELALPTLYGDVVNPKSYFVNARGASASSFWNQDSNLFVSATRPGARNFLPSSNLPRASSVFIEPVTMGNFIIFFTAILLTFWRWMRPLAIVASVAMIGFLIVASDGRLAAGTCVMMVLLTPLLLRMDQRLGFLLFFGVLLGAWLMVWASGIQSYEDTTLGRVFFTVYSIRNMTAESWLGLNFDAPYKYFDSGIAYFISSQSVVMVLAFLLAYSFAMLMRTIEGQLFKNLLIFAFALSLLVSNGYFSIKTAALWWFVCGCLWQMVPRRSAPDALPPAPDAQRLPAVAT
- a CDS encoding acyltransferase family protein, which gives rise to MSASTQPLQTVLAEAPTRTGVHGTRGARDARIDAAKALAILLVVFGHAKGIPHAYVILAYSFHVPMFFVLSGWVGEAFGKRPLGVATWTKLARSLLLPYLAFFVVAYAYWMLTRNIGSKAQLWGDRPWWEPLLGLVSGIGPKLYVMPALWFLPALFVTTLAYLYLRRRLSLDLLALLSLLLAWGWAVWFPTQDYRLPFALDVLPVALCFFAVGAAAAKRSARLPSSRTGNALAALLLGAAWFAIAWNNGRVDVNMMKFGHSPLAFLAASLLGSAMALCAARLVQEWAWVQWIGRNTLLILCTHTLLFSLMAGVASRTGLVRGDAWGPAWAVSVGVIAVIASVPIRAVIVRVAPWMIGLRREPAAQEAS
- a CDS encoding glycosyltransferase family 4 protein, which produces MKVVHVVRQFHPSVGGMEEVVLNIARRHLQQGRDQVEVVTLDRVFTRPQERLAQRDVHQGVPIVRVPFRGSSRYPLAPQVLAALRGADLVHVHGIDFFYDFLALTRALHGTPMIVSTHGGFFHTTYASRLKMLWFKTLTRASALAYARVVATSENDGQVFSAVVAPQRLRVIENGVDVSKFAGQGSALPGRTLIYFGRWSVNKGLLETLDLLRALAAQDPAWRLIVAGREYDFSQADLQQAIAERGLQERVQLHVAPSQEELAQLLGSAQYFVCLSRHEGFGLAAVEAMSAGLLPVLSDIPPFARLVRESAQGVLVDPTDAQRAAGAVQAYAAATDAAFAAQRQAAMAYAQRYDWEQVVGAYLDEYRAALGVAEGGR
- a CDS encoding GDP-mannose--glycolipid 4-beta-D-mannosyltransferase, which produces MSVEPRCSGDARVPGPPITVLLSTERPAATTNPYLTQLYAALPQQVQLRFFSMRAALLSRYDVLHVHWPEYMMRHRTGLGTLAKQACMALLLLRLWLTGVPLVRTLHNVAPHEDKGWRERQLLRWTDRLTARWIRINATTPERAPATDTILHGHYRDWYAAMPQPPRVRGRLLHFGLLRPYKGVETLVATLQALPDPALSLRIAGNPINPQIRAVVEQACAADPRISARLQYVEDEVLAREVGEAELVVLPYRQMHNSGTLLLALSLARPVLAPWNEANAAIAAEVGPQWVLLYQGELDAAQLANALAQAQRLPADAMPDLSRRDWSAIGVQHYRSYLDALGQRAEALA
- a CDS encoding lipopolysaccharide biosynthesis protein, with amino-acid sequence MSAAGAPPPAAPPERSLGSRAAGGAAVTMAGQLAKMVVQFGGIVLLARLLTPYDYGLMAMVTAIVGMAEILRDFGLSSAAIQAKHVSREQRDNLFWINSGIGLVLAVVVFLASSWIAHFYREPALLGISQALAVTFLLNGMTTQYRAHLSRGLRFGQVSLSDVGAQVLGLIAGVIVALAGYGYWALVWQQVVQALVNLAIAGACARWLPRGYRRDAPMRAFLSFGWNLMAAQLLGYASRNVGQVIIGHRIGAEALGLYNRAFQLLMMPLNQINAPATSVALPVLSQLQDDPPRFGSFLLRGQTVMVHLIVALFSFACALALPLIVLVLGEQWRPAVPLFQVLTLGGIFQTASYATYWVFLAQGLMRQQLVYSVVGRVLLIACIFAGSIWGVMGVTVGYTLGLLAMWPLSVIWIAKVAPQVPALALFNNGLRAILGYGAAGVAAYFAAQQWGGGSLWRQLAVGSAAMALGCVLVFALWPAFRRDVMAILNMRTLLRDARAKR